In one window of Allorhodopirellula heiligendammensis DNA:
- a CDS encoding UbiD family decarboxylase, with product MLAKPCGLSTKTFGSARYSHLKHRCTRDVVEDLRRDHRLIEVTDEVDPCLELAEIQRRVYANGGPGLLFKNVRGCRFPMASNLFGSLEQARYLFRDTLEAVRRVIEVKLDPAVLPKRPHRYAGVPLTGLRMLPKRVRHGAVMANACELADLPQLKCWPDDGGAFVTLPQVLTTDPNDPDNLMSANLGMYRVQLAGNQYDPLSQVGLHYQIHRGIGIHHRAAMERREDLPVTITVGGSPAMTLAAVMPLPEGLTELTFAGALAGRRMRMICGNHAPIAADADFAIVGRIDPQATMPEGPFGDHLGYYSLTHPFPYMKVERVWHRDDAVWPFTVVGRPPQEDTTFGKLIHELTDPIIPTVIPGVRAVHAVDAAGVHPLLLAIGSERYMPYLGVSEPQELLTQANAILGNGQLSLAKYLWITDDPANELDIHNINQFLQYMLCRVDWRRDLHFQTRTTIDTLDYSGTGLNQGSKVVIAATGQPCRELPHQVPPGLQLPDGFSHAAVVMPGVLAITAPRYDCPARADDRSILAAALSAQCDAKAFPLITLCDDAGFAAAAANNWLWSTFTRSNPAADIGGVDEFTLEKHWGCRGPLLIDARVKPHHAPPLVEDAHTTAKVDARATRGDALAKYL from the coding sequence ATGCTGGCAAAGCCATGTGGGCTGAGTACAAAGACATTCGGTTCCGCTCGCTATAGTCACTTGAAGCATCGCTGCACCCGAGACGTTGTCGAAGACCTGCGTCGTGACCATCGCTTGATCGAGGTTACCGACGAAGTCGACCCGTGCCTCGAACTGGCCGAAATCCAGCGACGTGTTTACGCAAACGGCGGCCCTGGGTTGCTGTTTAAGAACGTACGCGGTTGCCGGTTTCCGATGGCATCGAACCTGTTCGGCTCGCTCGAGCAAGCTCGCTATCTGTTTCGCGACACGCTCGAGGCCGTCCGACGAGTGATCGAGGTAAAGCTCGATCCTGCGGTGCTTCCGAAACGGCCTCACCGGTATGCGGGAGTGCCACTGACGGGACTGCGAATGCTGCCCAAACGAGTTCGTCATGGCGCTGTCATGGCGAACGCGTGCGAGCTTGCCGATCTCCCGCAACTGAAGTGTTGGCCGGATGACGGCGGTGCATTTGTCACCCTACCGCAAGTGCTCACGACGGATCCGAATGATCCCGATAACCTGATGAGCGCGAACCTCGGTATGTACCGGGTGCAGCTAGCGGGTAATCAATACGATCCACTGTCACAGGTGGGGCTGCATTACCAAATCCACCGTGGCATTGGCATCCATCACCGCGCCGCGATGGAGCGCCGCGAAGACCTGCCGGTCACCATTACCGTGGGCGGCTCACCCGCAATGACACTGGCGGCGGTGATGCCGCTGCCCGAGGGATTAACAGAGCTCACCTTCGCGGGAGCCCTCGCCGGTCGGCGGATGCGGATGATCTGCGGCAACCATGCTCCAATCGCCGCCGATGCCGACTTCGCAATCGTCGGCAGAATCGATCCGCAGGCGACCATGCCCGAAGGACCGTTTGGAGATCATCTCGGCTATTATTCGCTCACACATCCATTCCCGTATATGAAAGTTGAGCGGGTCTGGCATCGTGATGATGCGGTCTGGCCATTCACTGTTGTCGGCCGGCCGCCGCAAGAGGACACGACGTTTGGAAAGTTGATTCACGAACTGACCGACCCCATCATCCCAACTGTGATTCCAGGCGTGCGAGCGGTTCACGCTGTCGATGCCGCGGGCGTCCACCCACTGCTCTTGGCGATCGGTAGCGAACGGTACATGCCCTACCTCGGCGTCAGCGAGCCTCAGGAATTGCTGACTCAGGCCAACGCAATTCTGGGCAATGGGCAGCTCTCCCTAGCGAAATACCTTTGGATCACGGACGATCCGGCGAATGAGCTGGACATTCACAACATTAATCAATTTCTACAGTACATGCTTTGCCGTGTGGATTGGCGACGAGACCTCCATTTCCAAACACGCACAACAATCGACACACTCGATTATTCAGGCACGGGGCTCAATCAGGGATCGAAGGTCGTGATCGCCGCGACGGGGCAACCCTGCCGTGAACTACCTCACCAAGTACCACCCGGCCTGCAACTACCTGATGGATTCAGCCACGCCGCTGTGGTGATGCCCGGTGTGCTCGCGATCACCGCTCCTCGATATGACTGCCCCGCGCGAGCAGACGACCGCTCGATCCTCGCCGCTGCGTTATCCGCTCAATGCGATGCCAAAGCGTTTCCGTTGATTACGCTGTGCGACGATGCCGGCTTTGCTGCCGCTGCAGCCAACAATTGGCTCTGGAGCACGTTCACCCGCAGCAATCCAGCAGCGGACATCGGTGGCGTTGACGAGTTTACTCTTGAGAAACACTGGGGTTGCCGGGGGCCGTTATTGATTGATGCACGAGTCAAACCACATCATGCACCTCCGTTGGTCGAAGACGCTCACACGACCGCCAAAGTGGACGCACGCGCGACCCGTGGGGACGCGTTAGCGAAATACCTGTAA
- a CDS encoding 3-keto-disaccharide hydrolase, whose protein sequence is MVREVCLSAALLFFVASPCLADSPAGSSATAADAQSIFNGENLEGWSGDERLWSVRDGVIHGETTEENKAKGNTFLIWQGGRTTDFELQLSFRCNATNNSGIQYRSKHNTAKGAPNGWSLKGYQHEIRNEVDLPNVSGFIYGEGLNRGRICLVGEKAVQTDGKKKVLGSLITQDEFKQLFRLNEWNEVRIVAKGRHIQHYLNGRLILDFTDSPEQALLDGVLGLQLHAGKAMWAEYKDIRFRSL, encoded by the coding sequence ATGGTTCGTGAAGTCTGTTTGTCCGCTGCGTTGCTGTTTTTCGTCGCGTCTCCCTGCCTTGCCGATTCCCCCGCTGGCTCGTCGGCGACCGCGGCGGACGCCCAGTCAATTTTCAATGGCGAGAACCTGGAGGGTTGGAGCGGCGACGAACGCCTGTGGTCGGTCCGCGATGGCGTCATCCACGGTGAAACGACCGAGGAAAACAAAGCCAAAGGCAATACGTTTCTAATCTGGCAAGGTGGCCGCACCACGGATTTTGAACTGCAGCTTTCCTTCCGCTGCAATGCGACCAACAATTCCGGAATTCAATATCGCTCCAAGCACAACACGGCCAAGGGTGCCCCGAACGGATGGTCCCTCAAGGGCTACCAGCATGAGATTCGCAACGAAGTGGATCTGCCCAATGTGTCGGGATTCATCTATGGCGAAGGACTCAATCGAGGTCGCATTTGCTTGGTTGGCGAGAAGGCCGTTCAAACAGATGGCAAAAAGAAAGTCCTTGGGTCGCTCATCACGCAGGATGAATTCAAGCAGCTGTTTCGGTTGAACGAATGGAACGAGGTTCGCATCGTTGCCAAGGGTCGCCACATTCAGCATTACCTCAACGGTCGTCTGATTCTCGACTTCACGGATTCGCCCGAGCAAGCATTGCTTGATGGCGTGCTCGGCCTGCAACTGCATGCTGGCAAAGCCATGTGGGCTGAGTACAAAGACATTCGGTTCCGCTCGCTATAG
- a CDS encoding glycerophosphodiester phosphodiesterase, with amino-acid sequence MPLIVAHRGASHDAPENTLAAFELAWEQGADVIEGDFYLSADNQIVCLHDKTTTRTAPNQPSYTVSEATFDQLRELDFGAWKSPEYAGQKIPTLSEVLATVPAGKKIFVEIKCGVEILPVLKDQLAESDLLPDQIVLICFNTDVVKQARQTMGQYQTNWLTSYRRHPDTQTLSPTTPAIVETLRQTSASGLGTKDDMDAIDADLVNAVRELGCGIHAWTVDNPTTAKTLRQLGFDSITTNQPANIRAALNSSTN; translated from the coding sequence ATGCCGCTCATCGTGGCTCACCGCGGCGCTTCACATGATGCTCCCGAAAATACTCTCGCCGCATTCGAGCTCGCGTGGGAACAGGGGGCCGACGTCATCGAGGGAGACTTCTATCTCTCTGCCGACAATCAAATCGTTTGCCTGCACGATAAAACCACCACGCGAACGGCACCAAATCAACCTTCCTATACCGTCAGTGAAGCCACCTTTGATCAACTTCGGGAGCTGGACTTCGGTGCCTGGAAAAGCCCAGAATATGCTGGGCAAAAAATCCCGACCCTAAGTGAAGTGCTGGCAACCGTTCCAGCCGGTAAGAAAATCTTTGTCGAAATTAAATGCGGCGTAGAAATTTTGCCTGTCCTGAAGGACCAGTTGGCCGAGAGTGACTTGCTACCAGATCAAATCGTGCTGATCTGTTTCAATACCGACGTCGTCAAGCAAGCCCGCCAGACAATGGGGCAGTATCAAACGAACTGGCTGACGTCCTACCGTCGCCATCCCGACACGCAGACCCTCTCGCCGACCACCCCCGCGATTGTCGAAACCTTGCGTCAAACCTCGGCTTCGGGTCTAGGAACCAAGGACGACATGGACGCGATCGACGCCGATCTGGTAAACGCCGTCCGCGAGCTGGGCTGCGGAATTCACGCTTGGACCGTCGACAACCCCACCACTGCCAAGACGCTACGACAGCTCGGATTTGATTCCATTACGACAAATCAACCCGCCAATATCCGAGCCGCGTTGAACAGCTCGACCAACTAG
- a CDS encoding efflux RND transporter periplasmic adaptor subunit produces the protein MTLKHIALFLFASIGIAIPFGTGCRNESAGVPGGGGERPPQKVIYVRAKAKKVTEYVELVGRTAANESVEIQSRVSGFLLKTHFIDGQTVQANEVLFTIDPEEYKAIYLQSEAQIEVARTRLDVARKTFTRSKKLIENDAISREEFDQNQAAVEEAEARVIVAKADAARVKLDVDYTEVKSPIAGRVDRALLDDGNYVIGGMNGGTVLTTVVDDQPIKAIANVDENVRLKFMRQMREVAGEDFKQADKIAELNIPCELQLPDEVGYPHKGTLEYGEIIVDTQTGTSQVRAIFENKSGLLTPGMFVRLRIPSSEPHEAVVVPDVAIGTDQATKFVYIVNDENEIVLRTVKLGSQQEGLRVIETGVKAGDAVVIGGLQLVQPGMKVDPVEQAD, from the coding sequence ATGACGTTGAAGCACATTGCCCTGTTCCTGTTCGCCTCGATCGGTATCGCGATTCCTTTCGGTACCGGGTGCCGCAATGAGTCTGCTGGTGTACCTGGCGGGGGCGGAGAACGCCCGCCGCAAAAAGTGATTTACGTACGTGCCAAGGCGAAAAAGGTGACGGAGTACGTCGAATTGGTAGGCCGCACAGCTGCCAATGAGAGCGTGGAGATTCAATCCCGGGTGTCTGGGTTTTTATTGAAAACGCACTTTATCGACGGACAGACGGTCCAGGCGAATGAGGTCCTGTTTACGATCGACCCCGAAGAGTACAAAGCCATTTATCTGCAGAGCGAAGCTCAAATTGAAGTTGCTAGGACACGTCTCGATGTTGCCAGAAAAACATTTACTCGATCGAAAAAGCTGATCGAGAACGACGCCATCTCGCGAGAGGAATTCGACCAAAATCAAGCGGCGGTGGAAGAGGCCGAAGCACGCGTGATCGTGGCGAAGGCGGATGCCGCGAGGGTGAAGCTGGATGTCGACTACACGGAAGTCAAATCGCCAATCGCAGGTCGGGTGGATCGAGCACTGTTAGACGACGGGAACTATGTTATCGGAGGGATGAATGGGGGGACGGTGCTCACCACAGTCGTCGATGATCAGCCGATCAAGGCGATTGCAAATGTCGATGAGAACGTACGACTGAAATTCATGAGGCAAATGCGTGAAGTCGCGGGAGAAGACTTCAAGCAAGCCGATAAAATCGCGGAGCTGAATATTCCCTGTGAACTGCAACTGCCAGACGAAGTAGGGTATCCGCACAAAGGCACTTTGGAATACGGCGAAATCATTGTCGACACGCAGACCGGCACGTCGCAGGTTCGAGCGATATTTGAGAATAAGAGTGGTCTACTGACACCAGGCATGTTTGTGCGGTTGCGGATTCCATCTTCCGAGCCACATGAGGCTGTCGTTGTCCCTGACGTCGCGATTGGCACCGATCAGGCAACAAAGTTTGTCTACATCGTCAACGACGAAAACGAGATCGTGCTGCGCACCGTCAAACTTGGTTCTCAACAGGAAGGCCTGCGTGTCATCGAAACGGGGGTGAAGGCAGGAGATGCGGTTGTCATTGGTGGATTGCAACTGGTTCAACCGGGGATGAAGGTCGATCCCGTTGAGCAGGCGGATTGA
- a CDS encoding efflux RND transporter permease subunit: MSQFFISRPIFACVISVLVVLAGSIFVWTLPIAQYPEITPPSVRVTTKYPGASSEVVAETVAAPIEQQVTGVENMLYMSSQSTNDGGYSLTVTFAVGTDLDMAQVLVQNRVNLATPVLPAEVKSIGVSVVKSSPNSLMAVNFFSPDQSRDQLYLSNYATIRVKDELAQIDGVGSINIIGQRDYSMRVWLDPDRMAALQLTATDIIAALQEQNIQVAAGSLGRPPVPRGEDFQYTLKTLGRLSTPKEFADVIVKTGDSGQIVQLRDVVTERRTSAEGIAYGGIAFGSGFEDTMCNLDGVPSSGLMIYQLPGSNALDTADAIRAKMEELKTRFPSGVEYSISYDTTPFIGESIHEVFNALRDAIILVAIVVLVFLQSWRAAIIPLVAVPVAIIGTFAVMAGIGFSLNNLSLFGLVLAIGIVVDDAIVVVEAIEHKLEHGLTPVEASRQAMREVTTPIIAISLVLMCVFIPCLFITGITGQFFKQFAATIAVSTFFSAVNSLTLSPALSALLLRPKSEQRDPLSRLINFLFGWFFALFNRFFTTVSGAYANIAGWLVRLSFVVLVVYVGLLWATYKGMTTVPTGFVPEQDKGYLLVDVQLPDSASLERTEAVVKELSKILLGERSGDSQALAASLSAASQVEHEHEPGGESATGGLAGVDHTLEIIGQSFVQNAVASNFASLFVILDPFHDREDAALYSDRIAMKLRQAVASQILDARVAVFGPPPVDGLGSGGGFKIMVRDIGQLGLTQLEETTTALAKAGSAEPAIMGMQSGFRANTPQMFVDVDREKCKQMDVSLSEVFTAMQTYLGGYYVNDFNAFGRTWQVNVQADPLYRLTPEQITQLYVRSNRGKMVPLGAVVTVRDTTGPALVTRYNGFAAATINGMAMPGVSSGEAIKTVDRVVADELPFGFDTQWTELTFLQIQAGNTALVVFALAVVLVFLVLAAQYESLKLPLAVVLVVPMCLLCAVIGVALAHMDINIFVQIGFVVLVGLASKNAILIVEFAKEQQDAGLSKYDATIQACRLRLRPIIMTSLAFILGVVPLVLASGAGAEMRATLGVAVFSGMLGVTFFGIFLTPVFYYVLASPTPDEKLK, encoded by the coding sequence ATGTCTCAGTTCTTCATCAGCCGTCCCATCTTTGCCTGCGTGATCTCAGTCTTGGTCGTGTTGGCGGGGAGCATCTTCGTGTGGACGCTGCCGATCGCGCAGTACCCTGAGATTACACCGCCGTCGGTACGCGTGACGACGAAGTACCCAGGTGCTAGCAGCGAGGTCGTTGCGGAAACCGTGGCTGCGCCGATTGAGCAACAGGTCACGGGGGTTGAGAATATGTTGTACATGTCCAGCCAATCGACCAACGACGGCGGTTACTCACTTACGGTGACATTCGCAGTGGGCACGGATCTGGACATGGCCCAGGTGCTCGTGCAGAACCGCGTGAATCTAGCGACGCCAGTGTTGCCTGCCGAGGTAAAAAGCATCGGTGTGTCGGTGGTTAAGAGTTCTCCCAATTCACTGATGGCCGTTAATTTCTTTTCGCCCGATCAGTCACGCGATCAGTTGTACCTGAGTAATTATGCGACCATTCGCGTCAAGGATGAGCTGGCGCAGATCGACGGCGTGGGGAGTATCAACATCATTGGGCAGCGTGACTATAGCATGCGAGTGTGGCTGGACCCGGATCGCATGGCGGCGCTGCAATTGACTGCCACTGATATTATTGCGGCGCTGCAGGAGCAGAATATTCAGGTGGCGGCCGGATCGCTGGGGCGTCCACCAGTGCCGCGCGGCGAGGATTTCCAGTACACGCTGAAGACGCTCGGACGTTTATCGACTCCTAAGGAGTTTGCAGACGTGATCGTCAAAACAGGCGACAGCGGTCAGATCGTCCAGCTCCGCGATGTCGTCACCGAACGCCGCACCTCGGCGGAAGGCATTGCCTACGGCGGGATCGCGTTCGGTTCGGGATTTGAAGACACGATGTGTAATCTTGATGGTGTGCCGTCATCGGGCCTGATGATCTACCAGTTGCCGGGGTCCAATGCCCTCGATACTGCCGACGCGATTCGCGCAAAGATGGAAGAGCTCAAGACGCGGTTCCCATCGGGCGTCGAATATTCGATCAGTTACGACACGACACCCTTCATCGGGGAATCAATCCACGAAGTTTTTAACGCCTTGCGGGATGCAATCATCTTGGTGGCGATTGTGGTCCTCGTCTTCCTGCAGTCCTGGCGTGCGGCGATCATCCCACTGGTCGCCGTGCCCGTAGCGATCATCGGCACCTTTGCGGTGATGGCGGGAATTGGATTCAGTCTGAACAATTTATCGCTCTTTGGATTGGTCTTAGCGATTGGGATTGTGGTCGACGACGCGATCGTCGTCGTCGAGGCGATCGAGCATAAACTGGAGCACGGGCTGACACCTGTCGAAGCGTCGCGGCAAGCGATGCGGGAGGTGACCACGCCGATCATCGCGATTTCGCTGGTGTTAATGTGCGTGTTCATTCCCTGTTTGTTCATCACCGGGATTACCGGACAATTTTTCAAGCAGTTTGCGGCCACCATTGCTGTGTCAACGTTTTTCAGCGCAGTCAATTCGCTCACGCTCAGCCCCGCACTGAGCGCTCTCCTGCTGCGTCCTAAGTCCGAGCAGCGTGATCCGTTATCCCGGTTGATCAATTTTTTGTTTGGATGGTTCTTCGCACTGTTCAATCGCTTTTTCACGACGGTCTCAGGGGCCTATGCAAACATTGCCGGTTGGTTGGTGCGGTTATCGTTCGTCGTACTCGTTGTGTATGTCGGTTTGTTGTGGGCTACCTACAAAGGCATGACCACGGTCCCCACCGGATTTGTACCCGAGCAAGATAAAGGATATCTGCTCGTCGACGTCCAGTTACCTGACTCGGCGTCGTTGGAACGGACCGAGGCCGTGGTGAAAGAACTGAGCAAAATCTTGCTGGGGGAACGCAGTGGAGACAGCCAAGCGTTAGCGGCCTCACTCTCAGCAGCATCGCAGGTGGAGCACGAGCACGAGCCGGGCGGGGAGTCAGCAACCGGCGGGTTGGCAGGCGTTGACCATACCCTGGAAATTATCGGCCAATCCTTTGTTCAGAATGCAGTCGCCTCGAACTTCGCCTCCCTGTTTGTGATCCTTGATCCGTTTCACGATCGCGAAGACGCTGCACTGTATTCCGATCGAATTGCGATGAAGCTCCGTCAGGCCGTCGCCAGCCAGATTCTTGACGCAAGAGTGGCGGTGTTCGGTCCACCACCAGTCGATGGTTTAGGCAGCGGTGGTGGGTTCAAGATCATGGTTCGTGACATCGGCCAGTTGGGTCTGACTCAGCTCGAAGAGACGACCACGGCACTGGCGAAAGCGGGTTCAGCCGAGCCAGCGATCATGGGCATGCAATCGGGCTTCCGTGCCAATACGCCGCAAATGTTTGTCGACGTGGATCGTGAGAAGTGCAAGCAGATGGACGTATCGCTGAGCGAGGTCTTCACCGCGATGCAGACGTACTTAGGCGGATACTACGTCAATGACTTCAATGCATTCGGACGGACATGGCAGGTCAACGTACAAGCCGATCCGCTCTATCGTTTGACGCCCGAACAGATCACTCAGCTCTACGTGCGTAGCAACCGTGGCAAGATGGTTCCGCTGGGCGCAGTCGTCACCGTTCGAGATACCACCGGGCCCGCCTTGGTGACGCGTTATAATGGTTTCGCAGCGGCAACAATCAACGGCATGGCCATGCCTGGGGTTAGCTCCGGCGAGGCCATCAAGACAGTCGATCGTGTCGTGGCCGATGAGCTTCCGTTTGGATTCGATACCCAATGGACGGAGTTGACGTTCCTCCAAATCCAGGCTGGCAACACCGCACTGGTGGTTTTTGCACTTGCAGTCGTGCTGGTGTTTTTGGTGTTGGCGGCGCAGTACGAGAGTTTGAAGCTGCCGCTCGCGGTGGTCTTGGTGGTGCCGATGTGTTTGCTGTGCGCCGTGATTGGCGTTGCCCTCGCGCACATGGATATTAATATCTTTGTGCAGATCGGCTTTGTCGTCCTGGTGGGGCTGGCAAGTAAAAACGCCATCCTGATCGTCGAGTTTGCCAAAGAACAGCAAGACGCGGGACTGAGCAAATATGACGCGACCATTCAGGCGTGCCGCCTCCGCCTGCGGCCTATCATCATGACCTCACTCGCGTTCATCCTCGGCGTGGTGCCGTTGGTGTTAGCCTCGGGTGCGGGTGCCGAGATGCGTGCCACGCTCGGTGTCGCGGTGTTCTCGGGAATGCTCGGTGTGACGTTCTTCGGTATTTTTCTGACGCCTGTATTCTATTACGTGCTAGCGTCGCCGACGCCTGACGAGAAGCTGAAATAG
- a CDS encoding metallophosphoesterase family protein, with translation MNILCFSDLHRDQDAAEHLVEMAAQADLVIGAGDFANRHQGLSDTLDILRRIEKPTCLVPGNGETVDEFRQATRDWANCRVLHGDGWTLPTTASDIELWGVGGGIPVTPFGDWSYDFDEETATEMLAACPSGGILVTHSPPIDTVDHDSAGRIRGSHSIRACVLRCQPKLVVCGHIHSDWGKQVQLGTSLILNAGPAGTMIQLD, from the coding sequence ATGAATATCCTCTGTTTTAGCGATTTACACCGCGATCAAGACGCCGCGGAACATCTGGTTGAAATGGCTGCCCAAGCCGATCTTGTCATCGGTGCCGGAGATTTTGCCAACCGACACCAAGGGTTATCTGATACGCTCGATATCCTCCGGCGGATCGAGAAACCGACCTGTCTCGTCCCAGGCAATGGTGAAACTGTCGACGAATTCCGGCAAGCAACGCGTGACTGGGCGAACTGCCGGGTACTGCACGGTGATGGCTGGACGCTCCCCACCACAGCGAGTGATATCGAGCTATGGGGAGTGGGTGGCGGGATTCCGGTCACCCCCTTCGGCGATTGGAGCTACGACTTTGACGAGGAAACTGCCACGGAAATGCTGGCAGCCTGCCCCAGCGGCGGCATCCTGGTGACCCACTCCCCCCCGATTGACACTGTCGACCACGATAGCGCCGGTCGCATTCGCGGCAGTCACAGTATTCGAGCATGTGTCCTGCGATGTCAGCCGAAATTGGTGGTCTGCGGCCACATCCACAGCGATTGGGGCAAACAGGTGCAGTTAGGAACATCGCTCATCCTCAATGCCGGTCCCGCGGGCACCATGATTCAGCTGGACTGA